GGGATCCGGGAAAGCTTCTTGATCGGATTAAAGAAGAAGTAAATAAGGTGATTGAAAAAGGGCTTGATGAGAAAATATTTGAGCGGACAAGAAAAAAGAAAATCGGCAATTTCCTTCGGATGCTGAATTCACCTGAGGCCATAGCCAATGAGTTTACGAAGTACCGGATGAAACAAATCGATCTGTTTGATTTTTTAGAAGTCTACAAGCAGATTTCCCTGCAGCAGGCGACACAGCGTTTACGTGAACATTTCAACTGGGACCAGATGGCTATATCTATAGTACGGAGTGATATCCTTTGATGGAAGAACGCTCTTTTCCTAAGCAAACGGTTCTGATTACAGGAGGCAGCAGGGGTATTGGGGCAGCAATAGCACGCCGGTTTGCATCAATTGGTTTGAATGTGGTGATTCATTATCGGCATTCCCATGAAGCGGCCAATCAGGTAGCCCGTGATTGCATGGAAGCAGGCGCCAATGTAATGACAGTAACAGCTGATCTCAGAGACAAGCAACAGATCGAATCCATGAAGAATAAGCTCAGTGTCCACGGATTCTTTCCGGATATTCTCGTAAACAATGCTGGAATTGCCCATTACGGATTATTTACCAACATTACGGAAGAGGAATGGGACAAAGTGATGGACGTAAATCTTAAAGGTACCTTTTTGTGTACTCAATCCTTCCTGCCTTCCATGATCAGCCGCAAATATGGCCGTATCATCAATGTCTCATCCATCTGGGGGATTACAGGGGCTTCTTGTGAAGTGCTTTACTCCGCAACCAAAGGGGGCATAAATACTTTTACCAAAGCATTGGCCAAGGAGCTTGCCCCTTCGGGAATTACAGTAAATGCTGTCGCACCCGGAGCAGTGGATACGGACATGATGGGCGGATTTAGAAGTGAGGAAAAAATGGAAATCGAACAAGAGATTCCAATAGGGCGTTTGGGTTACCCGGATGAAGTGGCATCTCTGGTTTATTTTCTAGCACTGCCGGAATCCGGATATATAACCGGACAAATCATAAGTCCAAATGGCGGCTGGTTAACCTAAAACCGTTACTTATAACGACTAAAGGCGAGGTCTGCCGTATTTTGGCCCCCGGCTGAGGCGCATATTTGCTTTCTTCGTTGCAGAAAGTAAAGCTGTAATTACTT
This Paenibacillus larvae subsp. larvae DNA region includes the following protein-coding sequences:
- the ymfI gene encoding elongation factor P 5-aminopentanone reductase, producing the protein MEERSFPKQTVLITGGSRGIGAAIARRFASIGLNVVIHYRHSHEAANQVARDCMEAGANVMTVTADLRDKQQIESMKNKLSVHGFFPDILVNNAGIAHYGLFTNITEEEWDKVMDVNLKGTFLCTQSFLPSMISRKYGRIINVSSIWGITGASCEVLYSATKGGINTFTKALAKELAPSGITVNAVAPGAVDTDMMGGFRSEEKMEIEQEIPIGRLGYPDEVASLVYFLALPESGYITGQIISPNGGWLT